One genomic window of Desulfurococcus mucosus DSM 2162 includes the following:
- a CDS encoding sugar phosphate nucleotidyltransferase has protein sequence MKAVVLAGGLGTRLYPLTKVAPKPMIPLAGKPILEYIVDGLVRHGFTDIIIAARYLGTQVVEYFKGHPYAKPVILDSKDTADAVRLLDGVFDDHFIVSMGDTLCNADYREIYDYHKSSNAVATIALKQVENPLPYGIVYLDEHGDILLFIEKPLSIEVYLLSLAYYRQKGASAYENLINAGIYVFNPHILEILERNPGLMDFGRHVFPYLVENGYRVRGHVLGHSVYWNDIGRLETYKSVAWDMLDGRIPGLEPAAPMASKGVYIHDSAIVRGRVNPPVYIGRSVVVEEGASVGPYAVLEDNAVVGKGSVIQEGIVWRDTLIGEGSRIYDSILMNRVEVAPGSTLVSTVVGTGSRVSGELSKMILDPVEVTPPYA, from the coding sequence CTATACCCGTTGACCAAGGTTGCCCCTAAGCCCATGATCCCTCTTGCCGGGAAACCCATATTGGAGTACATAGTGGACGGCCTCGTGAGACACGGCTTCACAGATATCATCATAGCTGCGAGATACCTGGGTACACAGGTCGTAGAGTACTTTAAAGGCCACCCTTACGCTAAACCCGTGATCCTGGACTCGAAGGATACTGCTGACGCCGTGAGGCTCCTCGACGGCGTCTTCGACGACCATTTCATTGTGTCAATGGGTGACACACTGTGTAACGCGGACTACAGGGAGATATACGACTACCATAAGTCTTCGAACGCTGTCGCAACGATAGCGCTCAAGCAGGTTGAAAACCCCCTGCCCTACGGCATAGTCTACCTGGATGAACACGGGGACATCCTCTTGTTCATTGAGAAGCCTTTATCCATCGAGGTATACTTACTCAGCCTAGCGTACTACCGGCAGAAAGGGGCCTCAGCATACGAGAACCTGATTAACGCTGGGATATACGTGTTCAACCCTCACATACTTGAAATCCTTGAGAGGAACCCTGGCCTAATGGATTTCGGCCGCCACGTCTTCCCCTACCTGGTTGAAAACGGGTACAGGGTGAGGGGGCACGTGCTGGGTCACAGCGTCTACTGGAATGACATCGGTAGGCTTGAAACATATAAGAGTGTTGCATGGGACATGCTGGACGGCAGGATACCCGGCTTGGAGCCAGCTGCCCCCATGGCTTCCAAAGGGGTTTACATCCATGACTCAGCGATCGTTAGGGGAAGGGTAAACCCGCCCGTGTACATTGGGAGGAGCGTTGTAGTCGAGGAGGGTGCTTCAGTAGGACCCTACGCCGTGCTAGAGGACAATGCAGTGGTTGGAAAGGGCTCCGTGATCCAGGAGGGCATTGTATGGCGTGACACGCTAATAGGCGAGGGTTCAAGGATATACGACTCAATACTCATGAACAGGGTTGAAGTAGCCCCCGGCAGCACCCTGGTGTCAACGGTGGTGGGTACGGGTAGCCGTGTATCCGGGGAGCTGTCGAAGATGATCCTCGACCCAGTGGAGGTGACTCCCCCGTATGCTTAA
- a CDS encoding phosphoglucomutase has translation MLKQVDGRITGKPLVDISLEDVAMLGAVFGTVLGRRALVVSGRDTAPVSRMLKRALTAGLMSVGCDVMDFHEAVSGEISFSMKRFGAKGGFNIHLNPRRPGYITIRLYKAPGYELVGGGLAEVASREKPVPQEAGEVGWVNYAEYMHELYASALVSFVKSDEISAAKLNIVASHGHGASDEVLRRIFTLLELEYTLMSSGRISGETYPFVKEMGKVAASTRAMRADLGVVFNIDASALAVYIGNLGFLLPEEILLAVLTRYPGNSSVVVDKYVSPSIVRYMGEKGYRVRVAESEEKLIELVRRERPVLALNGRGDFITPLFSLGYDALIAFMQLLEALSLQRSEVYGEINTARSMLTPRARSLSEVEAVCNSDTTCVRTLWGFRMLRERTLHTYIYSPDAGGYIEIVEQQREPSS, from the coding sequence ATGCTTAAACAGGTTGATGGAAGGATAACCGGGAAGCCGCTCGTAGACATAAGCCTCGAGGACGTGGCTATGCTTGGAGCAGTCTTCGGCACAGTGCTCGGGAGAAGGGCCCTGGTTGTAAGCGGTAGGGACACGGCGCCTGTCTCCAGGATGCTTAAAAGGGCTTTGACCGCAGGGTTGATGAGTGTTGGATGCGATGTAATGGACTTCCATGAAGCAGTCAGCGGTGAAATATCCTTCAGTATGAAAAGGTTTGGTGCTAAAGGAGGCTTCAACATACATTTGAACCCGCGGAGACCCGGCTACATCACTATCAGACTATACAAGGCACCCGGCTACGAGCTCGTGGGCGGAGGACTAGCGGAGGTGGCTTCAAGGGAGAAGCCGGTTCCGCAGGAAGCAGGCGAGGTAGGGTGGGTTAACTACGCTGAGTACATGCATGAGCTCTACGCGTCAGCACTCGTGAGCTTCGTGAAGTCGGATGAGATATCGGCAGCCAAGCTCAATATTGTAGCCAGCCACGGCCACGGTGCTTCAGACGAGGTGTTGAGACGCATATTCACATTGCTCGAGTTAGAATACACGTTGATGAGCAGTGGGAGAATCAGCGGGGAGACATACCCCTTCGTAAAGGAGATGGGCAAGGTGGCTGCTTCAACAAGGGCCATGAGAGCCGATCTAGGAGTAGTCTTCAACATAGATGCCTCAGCCCTCGCAGTATACATAGGGAACCTCGGGTTCCTGCTGCCCGAGGAGATCCTTCTAGCAGTGCTCACCAGGTACCCTGGCAACAGCAGTGTCGTAGTAGACAAGTATGTCTCCCCCTCGATCGTGAGGTATATGGGTGAGAAAGGCTACCGGGTCAGGGTTGCTGAGAGCGAGGAGAAGCTCATCGAGCTGGTTAGAAGGGAGAGGCCTGTGCTAGCATTGAATGGTCGCGGAGACTTCATAACGCCGCTGTTCAGCCTCGGATACGATGCACTCATCGCCTTCATGCAGCTACTTGAAGCACTGAGCCTTCAGAGGAGCGAGGTGTACGGTGAGATCAACACGGCTAGAAGCATGCTGACCCCGAGGGCTAGGAGCCTAAGCGAGGTTGAAGCCGTGTGCAACAGTGACACCACATGTGTGAGAACCCTCTGGGGCTTCAGGATGCTCAGGGAGAGAACACTACACACATACATCTACAGCCCCGATGCAGGAGGCTACATAGAGATCGTGGAGCAGCAGCGAGAACCCTCCAGCTAG
- a CDS encoding TrpB-like pyridoxal phosphate-dependent enzyme, whose translation MELRSPQTRDIVPSYWYNITPDLPEQLPPMLHPDGSPVDKRELEALFPRSLVEQEFTTQRHVEIPGEVVETLLMLGRPTPLIRARRLEEALKTNAVILFKYEGVMPTGSHKVNTAVAQAYYNAAEGVERVSTETGAGQWGSALSLAGSLFGLKVRVFMVRASYLQKPYRRILMESYGAEVYPSPSDRTNTGRRLLAENPDHPGSLGIAISEAIEDVVSSGGKAKYSLGSVLNHVLLHQTVIGLEALKQLEMLGVDRVDYIVGCVGGGSNFAGLSYPFIGHRYNDGDPPVFIAVEPETVPSMTRGEYRYDYGDTAGLTPLLKMHTLGHDYIPPPIYAGGLRYHGVAPSLSILVKNGLVKPVAYGESEVLEAGLLFARTQGILPAPESSHAVKAVIDIALKHRGSSRRPVILFNLSGHGLLDLSAYSRTS comes from the coding sequence ATGGAGTTAAGGAGCCCTCAAACCAGGGATATAGTCCCCTCCTACTGGTACAACATAACCCCGGATCTACCTGAGCAACTCCCGCCAATGCTCCATCCTGATGGAAGCCCAGTGGATAAGAGGGAGCTTGAAGCACTGTTCCCAAGGAGCCTCGTGGAGCAGGAGTTCACCACGCAGAGACACGTGGAGATACCGGGCGAGGTAGTTGAAACACTACTGATGCTCGGCAGGCCAACCCCGCTTATACGGGCCCGTAGACTCGAAGAAGCGTTGAAGACTAATGCCGTAATATTATTCAAGTACGAGGGCGTGATGCCAACCGGGTCGCACAAGGTTAACACGGCTGTCGCCCAAGCATACTATAATGCCGCTGAAGGCGTTGAAAGAGTCTCCACTGAGACGGGTGCTGGTCAATGGGGCTCAGCCCTCTCACTAGCCGGCAGCCTCTTCGGGTTGAAGGTAAGAGTGTTCATGGTGCGCGCCAGCTACCTTCAGAAGCCCTACAGGAGGATACTCATGGAGTCCTATGGTGCCGAAGTATATCCAAGCCCCAGTGACAGGACTAACACTGGTAGGAGACTGCTCGCAGAGAACCCTGATCACCCGGGTAGCCTCGGGATAGCTATAAGTGAAGCCATAGAGGACGTGGTCTCCAGCGGCGGGAAGGCAAAGTATAGTCTCGGCAGCGTCTTAAACCATGTTCTACTGCATCAAACCGTGATAGGGTTGGAGGCGTTGAAGCAGCTGGAGATGCTCGGCGTCGATAGAGTAGACTACATTGTCGGCTGTGTTGGCGGCGGCTCGAACTTCGCCGGGTTATCCTACCCCTTCATAGGCCACAGGTATAACGACGGCGACCCACCAGTATTCATAGCTGTTGAACCCGAAACCGTTCCATCAATGACCAGGGGGGAATACAGGTATGACTACGGCGACACAGCCGGGTTAACACCACTGTTGAAGATGCACACCCTTGGACACGACTATATTCCACCACCAATATATGCTGGGGGACTCAGATACCATGGGGTTGCCCCATCGCTAAGCATACTTGTGAAAAACGGGTTGGTGAAGCCGGTTGCATACGGTGAGAGCGAGGTATTGGAGGCAGGCCTACTATTCGCGAGAACCCAGGGCATTCTCCCAGCTCCAGAGAGCTCCCACGCCGTTAAAGCCGTGATCGACATAGCGTTAAAACACAGGGGTTCAAGCAGGAGGCCGGTGATACTCTTCAACCTAAGCGGCCACGGCCTACTCGACCTCTCAGCGTACTCCCGTACAAGCTAA
- a CDS encoding Tfx family DNA-binding protein — MSREEAWSWMGRGLFTERQYLVLKYRAQGLTQEEVAGILGVARSTVAAIERAALRKLRLAQETVSIYKMMHAAGYIDIPAGTHMVDIPGIIIRKADELGVKLKGDFNLVYGQLRLLIGSRATRLPRTVRAVIYRDGSYEFLEVHD, encoded by the coding sequence TTGTCCCGGGAGGAGGCATGGAGCTGGATGGGGCGCGGGCTCTTCACTGAGAGACAGTACCTGGTGCTCAAGTACAGGGCTCAAGGCCTCACCCAGGAGGAGGTGGCGGGGATCCTTGGCGTGGCGAGGAGCACGGTGGCGGCGATAGAGAGGGCGGCTCTAAGGAAGCTTAGATTGGCTCAGGAAACCGTGAGCATCTACAAGATGATGCATGCAGCCGGCTACATTGATATACCGGCTGGAACCCACATGGTGGATATACCGGGGATAATCATTAGGAAAGCCGATGAACTGGGAGTAAAGCTTAAAGGAGACTTCAACCTGGTCTACGGGCAGCTACGCCTATTAATCGGCTCCCGCGCCACTAGGCTGCCTCGCACCGTGAGAGCCGTCATATACAGGGACGGCTCATACGAGTTCCTGGAGGTACATGACTAG